From the Saccharomyces paradoxus chromosome XIV, complete sequence genome, one window contains:
- the RPS3 gene encoding 40S ribosomal protein uS3 (Protein component of the small (40S) ribosomal subunit~similar to YNL178W), translating to MVALISKKRKLVADGVFYAELNEFFTRELAEEGYSGVEVRVTPTKTEVIIRATRTQDVLGENGRRINELTLLVQKRFKYAPGTIVLYAERVQDRGLSAVAQAESMKFKLLNGLAIRRAAYGVVRYVMESGAKGCEVVVSGKLRAARAKAMKFADGFLIHSGQPVNDFIDTATRHVLMRQGVLGIKVKIMRDPAKSRTGPKALPDAVTIIEPKEEEPILAPSVKDYRPAEETEAQAEPVEA from the coding sequence ATGGTCGCTTTAATCtccaagaaaagaaagctaGTCGCTGACGGTGTCTTCTACGCTGAATTGAACGAATTCTTCACCAGAGAATTAGCTGAAGAAGGTTACTCCGGTGTTGAAGTCCGTGTCACTCCAACCAAGACCGAAGTCATCATTAGAGCTACCAGAACTCAAGACGTTTTGGGTGAAAATGGTAGAAGAATCAACGAATTAACTCTATTGGTTCAAAAGAGATTCAAGTACGCTCCAGGTACTATTGTCTTATATGCTGAAAGAGTTCAAGACCGTGGTTTGTCTGCTGTCGCTCAAGCTGAATCTATGAAGTTCAAATTGTTGAACGGTTTGGCTATCAGAAGAGCTGCTTACGGTGTCGTCAGATACGTTATGGAATCCGGCGCTAAGGGTTGTGAAGTTGTCGTTTCTGGTAAATTAAGAGCTGCCAGAGCTAAGGCTATGAAATTTGCTGACGGTTTCTTGATTCACTCCGGTCAACCAGTCAACGACTTCATTGACACTGCTACTAGACACGTCTTGATGAGACAAGGTGTTTTGGGTATCAAGGTCAAGATTATGAGAGACCCAGCTAAGAGCAGAACTGGTCCAAAGGCTTTGCCAGATGCTGTCACCATCATTGAaccaaaggaagaagaaccaATTCTTGCTCCATCCGTCAAGGACTACAGACCAGCTGAAGAAACCGAAGCTCAAGCTGAACCAGTTGAAGCTTAG